One genomic window of Flexivirga oryzae includes the following:
- a CDS encoding DUF1684 domain-containing protein yields the protein MTTDQHAGNVDAVDYESDWQRWHKERDAALASPHGFLAVTALHFLNAEPTRFPVVPGVWVSDARGLRVEIAPDETLELDGQPLVGEHDFGIIAERDGVTVSSGDLEIEVAKRGGFDILRPRDPANPRRTSFRRTPAYPADPAWVLDGFFSPFVEPRPTTVGAAVEGLEHVYDAVGEVTFVHRGRDLRLVAFPGHTEQQLQVLFTDETAGVTTHPAVRSLVLDVTDAGGAVRLDFNRAVNLPCAYTPYATCPLAPLENRLPIAVTAGELDPSLDEARIEQLAG from the coding sequence ATGACCACAGATCAACACGCCGGCAACGTGGACGCCGTTGACTACGAAAGTGATTGGCAGCGCTGGCACAAGGAGCGCGATGCGGCGCTGGCCAGCCCGCACGGCTTCCTCGCGGTGACAGCGCTGCACTTCCTCAACGCCGAGCCGACCCGGTTCCCCGTGGTCCCGGGAGTATGGGTCAGCGACGCCCGTGGACTACGTGTCGAGATCGCCCCGGACGAGACGCTGGAGCTGGACGGGCAACCGCTGGTCGGCGAACACGACTTCGGCATCATCGCCGAACGTGACGGGGTGACCGTCAGCAGCGGGGACCTCGAGATCGAGGTCGCCAAGCGCGGCGGTTTCGACATTCTGCGGCCACGCGACCCGGCGAATCCGCGGCGTACCTCGTTCCGGCGCACGCCGGCCTATCCGGCGGACCCGGCGTGGGTGCTGGACGGCTTCTTCTCCCCGTTCGTCGAGCCGCGCCCGACCACGGTCGGGGCCGCCGTCGAGGGCCTGGAGCACGTGTATGACGCGGTCGGCGAGGTCACCTTCGTCCACCGCGGCAGGGATCTGCGGCTGGTGGCTTTTCCCGGGCACACCGAGCAGCAGCTGCAGGTGCTGTTCACCGACGAGACGGCCGGGGTGACCACTCATCCGGCAGTCCGGTCGCTGGTGCTGGATGTCACCGACGCCGGTGGAGCGGTCCGTCTCGACTTCAACCGGGCGGTCAACCTGCCGTGCGCCTATACGCCGTACGCAACCTGCCCGCTGGCGCCGCTGGAGAACAGGTTGCCCATCGCGGTCACCGCGGGTGAGCTGGATCCCTCGCTCGACGAGGCGCGAATCGAGCAGCTCGCCGGATGA
- a CDS encoding LLM class flavin-dependent oxidoreductase → MKVIAISLIVHAPDPVTGEQVSTHQRFAQVVRAAEFSELIGLDGFGVGERHERPFISSAPTVVLSHLAARTKRLRLFTAVTTLSLLDPVRAYEDYATLDHLSEGRLELIIGKGNGSAQRDLFAVTEDDQWDRNAESYEVFRSLWRQDKVTADTRFRPALRDAEVWPRPFQQPVRVWHGSATSRASVDLAARYGEPLFSANVTNPIEPYAELIDHYRERWAHYGHDPAALTVVAGSAGLSVSSTSQRARSRFAPAFAGYLAAQRRLGVEPVFATIDDYIERSSALIGSPAQVLDKIQRYHERFGHTVLHVGADAQGISEAAHRESLELFAEAVLPALRTDIPDPPVWGPGELVDDGIRGGAPAGETFLATG, encoded by the coding sequence ATGAAGGTCATCGCCATCTCGCTGATCGTGCATGCGCCCGATCCGGTGACGGGAGAGCAGGTTTCGACGCATCAACGGTTCGCCCAGGTGGTTCGGGCCGCCGAGTTCTCCGAACTCATCGGCCTGGACGGCTTTGGTGTCGGCGAGCGGCACGAGCGACCGTTCATCTCCTCGGCACCGACCGTGGTGCTGTCGCACCTGGCGGCCCGTACCAAGCGGCTGCGACTGTTCACCGCGGTGACGACACTCAGCCTGCTCGACCCGGTCCGCGCCTACGAGGACTACGCGACGCTGGACCACCTGTCCGAAGGTCGGCTCGAGCTGATCATCGGCAAGGGGAACGGAAGTGCTCAACGGGACCTGTTCGCCGTCACCGAGGACGACCAGTGGGATCGCAATGCCGAGTCGTACGAGGTGTTCCGGTCACTCTGGCGGCAGGACAAGGTCACGGCCGACACGCGTTTCCGGCCCGCGTTGCGCGACGCCGAGGTCTGGCCACGGCCCTTCCAGCAGCCCGTCCGGGTGTGGCACGGGAGTGCGACGAGTCGGGCATCGGTCGATCTGGCGGCACGGTACGGCGAGCCGCTCTTCTCGGCGAACGTCACCAACCCGATCGAGCCGTATGCCGAACTCATCGATCACTACCGTGAACGGTGGGCCCACTACGGCCACGATCCGGCGGCGCTCACCGTGGTCGCGGGCAGTGCCGGGCTGTCGGTCTCGTCGACCTCCCAACGGGCACGCAGCAGATTCGCGCCGGCGTTCGCCGGGTACCTCGCCGCGCAACGCCGGTTGGGGGTCGAGCCCGTCTTCGCCACGATCGACGACTACATCGAGCGGAGCTCGGCGTTGATCGGTAGCCCGGCTCAGGTGCTGGACAAGATCCAGCGCTACCACGAACGGTTCGGGCACACGGTCCTGCACGTCGGCGCCGATGCACAGGGCATCTCCGAGGCCGCGCACCGCGAGAGCCTCGAGCTGTTCGCGGAAGCGGTTCTTCCGGCGCTGCGGACCGACATACCGGATCCTCCGGTGTGGGGTCCCGGGGAGCTCGTCGACGACGGCATCAGGGGTGGCGCGCCGGCGGGGGAGACGTTCCTCGCGACCGGCTGA
- a CDS encoding organic hydroperoxide resistance protein produces MTDTITDALYTSEATSKGGREGTVKSSDGVIDLPLGKPGSQANPKANPETLFAAGYSACFGGALAVVAGKEGLDVSESTVTADVTLGTNDGGFLIAAKLTAKIPGVDAAKAQELADAAHQVCPYSKATRGNIDVTIVGEPA; encoded by the coding sequence ATGACCGACACAATCACCGACGCTCTCTACACCTCGGAGGCCACGTCGAAGGGCGGCCGCGAAGGCACGGTCAAGAGTTCGGACGGCGTCATCGACCTGCCGCTCGGCAAGCCGGGCAGCCAGGCGAACCCGAAGGCCAACCCCGAGACCCTGTTCGCCGCCGGCTACTCGGCGTGCTTCGGTGGGGCGCTCGCCGTCGTGGCCGGCAAGGAGGGCCTCGACGTCAGCGAGTCGACCGTGACGGCCGACGTGACACTGGGCACCAACGACGGCGGCTTCCTCATCGCGGCGAAGCTGACCGCGAAGATCCCGGGAGTCGACGCCGCCAAGGCACAGGAGCTTGCCGACGCCGCCCACCAGGTCTGCCCCTACTCCAAGGCGACCCGCGGCAACATCGACGTCAC